Proteins co-encoded in one Fusarium fujikuroi IMI 58289 draft genome, chromosome FFUJ_chr06 genomic window:
- a CDS encoding probable ornithine aminotransferase codes for MGIENHTQLTNGERHGPSTVVSSEEALKAEHDFSAKNYQSLPIVLSRGQGASVWDPEGRHYLDFHAASTALNHGHCHPKLVAAPVEQASRLTLTSRAFHNDIYPQFVRYVTGLFGYDRALPSSTGAEASETAIKVSRKWAYKVKGVPENEAIVLGAAGNHHGRTLATIALASDTMSRNNYGPLDPNISCTIPGTDRHIQLNDKAALEEAFEAAGFSLAAFIVEPIQGDAGVIVANDDYLQHARALCDKHNVLLICDEIQTGIGRTGKFLGHYWSGIRPDMVLLGKTMTGGMYPVSCVLGDDAVMLTVEPGTHGSTYGGNPLGAAVAMRALQVVEEEGLAENAERLGCVMRDGLKEIQAQTDIIETIRGRGLLNAMVIDQSKTNGHTGIRLCELMMEKGLLLKSSRTGIIRISPPLVIKEEEIKWSLRIIKESIDELTQLPHAT; via the exons ATGGGCATTGAAAACCACACTCAACTCACCAACGGTGAACGCCATGGCCCTTCGACAGTAGTCAGCTCGGAAGAGGCACTCAAAGCCGAACACGATTTCTCGGCCAAAAACTACCAGTCTCTTCCTATCGTTTTATCCCGTGGCCAAGGAGCGTCCGTATGGGACCCTGAAGGTCGTCACTATCTCGACTTTCACGCTGCTTCCACCGCCCTCAATCATGGCCATTGCCATCCAAAGCTCGTCGCTGCCCCAGTTGAGCAGGCGTCACGACTGACACTTACGTCTCGCGCGTTTCATAACGACATCTATCCTCAATTTGTGCGGTATGTAACTGGGCTTTTTGGGTATGATAGAGCTCTACCTTCGAGTACCGGCGCCGAAGCATCAGAGACTGCCATTAAAGTCTCGAGGAAATGGGCGTATAAGGTCAAAGGTGTACCTGAAAACGAGGCTATCGTGCTGGGGGCGGCTGGAAACCACCATGGACGTACG TTAGCAACTATCGCGTTAGCTTCAGATACCATGTCGCGCAACAACTATGGCCCATTGGACCCGAATATCAGCTGCACCATCCCTGGAACCGATCGGCACATCCAATTAAATGACAAGGCTGCACTCGAAGAAGCATTTGAAGCAGCTGGATTTAGCCTAGCAGCCTTCATTGTTGAGCCGATCCAAGGCGATGCAGGTGTCATTGTTGCCAATGACGACTATCTTCAACATGCAAGAGCACTCTGCGATAAACACAATGTTCTCTTAATTTGTGACGAGATTCAGACAGGAATTGGAAGAACTGGAAAGTTTCTGGGCCACTACTGGAGTGGCATCAGGCCTGACATGGTTCTTTTGGGCAAGACTATGACAGGTGGCATGTATCCTGTCTCATGCGTGTTGGGAGATGATGCTGTAATGCTCACGGTCGAACCAGGAACCCACGGATCAACATATGGTGGTAATCCACTTGGAGCCGCTGTTGCGATGCGTGCTCTGCAAGTTGTCGAGGAAGAGGGCTTGGCTGAGAATGCTGAACGACTTGGTTGCGTCATGCGCGATGGTCTCAAAGAAATCCAGGCTCAGACGGACATCATCGAAACGATTCGCGGAAGGGGCCTGCTCAATGCGATGGTCATTGACCAATCCAAGACGAATGGGCATACAGGTATACGCCTGTGCGAGCTGATGATGGAAAAAGGATTG